In Cotesia glomerata isolate CgM1 linkage group LG3, MPM_Cglom_v2.3, whole genome shotgun sequence, one genomic interval encodes:
- the LOC123262175 gene encoding nuclear transcription factor Y subunit gamma isoform X2 yields the protein MILFLVLSHEYALGIYLTNLTKLFEQRLLGATNHQDHLPAIVFRDLSYLPEIYDEDYNNNNNDNNNNNNYLSINNQLFRNDRNLLPEYRNLCEVKTKKVQLDDEEFEYQPPHYHEVYCKSYSLLEDTELGVAKKSKQMCAHPGFQCVQRSRVLSMVRRRWASGCWEPFTKEIASGCECMWPVSTLGDISAHY from the exons ATGATCCTCTTCCTAGTACTATCACATGAGTACGCCCTTGGCATATACTTGACAAATCTGACAAAACTGTTCGAGCAGCGGCTGCTTGGTGCTACTAATCATCAGGATCATCTCCCTGCAATTGTCTTCAGAGATCTCTCTTATTTGCCTGAAATTTACGATGAAgattacaataataacaataatgataataataataataataactatttatctataaataatcaattgttCAGAAATGACAGAAATTTATTACCA gAGTACCGAAATCTTTGTGAAGTAAAGACTAAAAAAGTCCAATTGGACGATGAAGAGTTTGAGTATCAGCCACCGCATTACCACGAGGTTTATTGCAAAAGTTACTCGCTGCTTGAAGATACAGAGCTGGGTGTTGCTAAAAAAAGCAAACAGATGTGTGCCCATCCTGGTTTTCAGTGTGTTCAGCGGAGCCGCGTTCTGTCTATGGTGAGACGCCGGTGGGCGAGTGGATGCTGGGAACCTTTTACCAAAGAAATTGCCAGCGGATGTGAATGCATGTGGCCAGTTTCTACTCTGGGAGATATTTCCGCTCACtactaa
- the LOC123262175 gene encoding uncharacterized protein LOC123262175 isoform X1, giving the protein MNLFTMILFLVLSHEYALGIYLTNLTKLFEQRLLGATNHQDHLPAIVFRDLSYLPEIYDEDYNNNNNDNNNNNNYLSINNQLFRNDRNLLPEYRNLCEVKTKKVQLDDEEFEYQPPHYHEVYCKSYSLLEDTELGVAKKSKQMCAHPGFQCVQRSRVLSMVRRRWASGCWEPFTKEIASGCECMWPVSTLGDISAHY; this is encoded by the exons ATGAACTTATTCACA ATGATCCTCTTCCTAGTACTATCACATGAGTACGCCCTTGGCATATACTTGACAAATCTGACAAAACTGTTCGAGCAGCGGCTGCTTGGTGCTACTAATCATCAGGATCATCTCCCTGCAATTGTCTTCAGAGATCTCTCTTATTTGCCTGAAATTTACGATGAAgattacaataataacaataatgataataataataataataactatttatctataaataatcaattgttCAGAAATGACAGAAATTTATTACCA gAGTACCGAAATCTTTGTGAAGTAAAGACTAAAAAAGTCCAATTGGACGATGAAGAGTTTGAGTATCAGCCACCGCATTACCACGAGGTTTATTGCAAAAGTTACTCGCTGCTTGAAGATACAGAGCTGGGTGTTGCTAAAAAAAGCAAACAGATGTGTGCCCATCCTGGTTTTCAGTGTGTTCAGCGGAGCCGCGTTCTGTCTATGGTGAGACGCCGGTGGGCGAGTGGATGCTGGGAACCTTTTACCAAAGAAATTGCCAGCGGATGTGAATGCATGTGGCCAGTTTCTACTCTGGGAGATATTTCCGCTCACtactaa
- the LOC123262172 gene encoding tRNA-dihydrouridine(47) synthase [NAD(P)(+)]-like: MATCSNASSEKCIPDYTEDKCKGVCRIKVEFIVDDHVRILSKDCLTKEDKEKINQLSSNADETSDEPAKKRAKLESENDPEIETGNNNDDIKEDIKEEPVAKKIKLDERRDKLKGQNKSRPPPFKTSKERNLCPWIVDQAEDEPEKKCPSPKCTFMHDRAAYLKIKEPDIDSLCYLFNMMGRCPRGAACRYASKHLTSDGFNIVDKEKFEAFSKKNPATKNKMSPGLQEKLRKRKYNFNAAEKIVKTNDGSGPKKHCNGLTHPSNNDETKGEKVEEKRLGAVPDHDLIKLRPGEKKKIEWKDKILLSPLTTVGNLPFRRICKEYGADITCGEMALAPKILKGVHEEWALVKRHESEDIFGVQICGNNPGVLTRCAQLLSEQTEIDYIDLNLGCPIDLIYKHGGGSGMLNRTNVLQNVVKSVSQVLDIPLTIKTRMGVYMDKPIAHNLMPKFREWGASMITVHGRSREQRYTKMADWEYIETCAKNADPIPVFGNGDILSFDDYQRVRSNHPTVQGITIGRGALIKPWIFSEIKEQKLYDISSSERLDILKKYANYGMEHWGSDTRGVETTRRFMLEWISFLHRYIPVGILEEPPQSINERPPYYKGRDELETLMASSNCADWIKLSEMFLGKTPDGFHFLPKHKANSWK; this comes from the exons atggcGACTTGCAGTAATGCATCCTCGGAAAAGTGTATTCCAGATTACACTGAAGATAAGTGCAAGGGTGTATGTAGGATAAAAGTAga GTTTATCGTGGACGACCACGTGAGAATATTGTCCAAGGACTGCTTGACTAAAGAAGACAAGGAGAAAATAAACCAGTTAAGTAGTAATGCAGATGAAACAAGTGACGAGCCGGCAAAAAAACGTGCCAAGTTGGAGTCAGAAAATGACCCGGAAATCGAAACCgggaataataatgatgatattaAAGAAGATATTAAAGAAGAGCCGGTtgccaaaaaaataaagttagatgAGCGACGGGATAAATTAAAAGGGCAAAATAAATCACGGCCACCGCCGTTTAAAACTTCTAAAGAGCGGAACTTGTGCCCTTGGATCGTAGACCAAGCTGAAGATGAGCCGGAAAAAAAATGTCCGTCTCCAAAATGTACTTTTATGCATGATCGCGCtgcttatttaaaaattaaagaaccTGATATTGATTCTCTGTGCTACTTGTTTAATATGATGGGTAGATGTCCACGTGGAGCCGCTTGCAG GTACGCTTCCAAGCACTTAACGTCAGACGGCTTCAATATTGTTGACAAGGAAAAGTTCGAggctttttcaaaaaaaaatcctgcGACCAAGAATAAAATGTCTCCTGGATTGCAAGAAAAATTACGCAAGCGTAAGTACAACTTTAATGCGGctgaaaaaattgtcaagaCCAATGATGGAAGCGGTCCTAAAAAACACTGTAATGGATTAACACATCCGAGCAATAATGACGAGACAAAGGGTGAAAAAGTTGAAGAGAAGAGACTAGGAGCTGTTCCAGATCAtgatttgataaaattgaGACCTGGAGAGAAAAAGAAAATCGAGTGGAAAGACAAAATTCTCTTGAGTCCGCTGACTACGGTAGGAAATTTGCCCTTCAGAAGAATCTGCAAGGAGTATGGAGCCGACATTACTTGCGGAGAAATGGCTCTGGCCCCTAAAATACTCAAGGGCGTGCATGAAGAGTGGGCTTTGGTTAAAAGACACGAATCTGAAGATATCTTTGGCGTACAAATTTGCGGTAATAACCCCGGAGTTTTGACCAGATGCGCTCAGTTGCTGAGTGAACAAACCGAGATCGATTACATAGATCTGAACTTGGGTTGTCCCattgatttaatttacaaacaCGGGGGCGGCAGTGGAATGTTGAATCGTACCAATGTGCTGCAGAATGTCGTTAAATCTGTTAGTCAAGTTCTTGACATTCCTCTGACTATTAAAACACGCATGGGTGTTTATATGGACAAGCCTATTGCTCACAATCTTATGCCTAAATTCCGTGAGTGGGGAGCATCAATGATTACT gtacacGGAAGATCACGAGAGCAAAGATACACTAAGATGGCTGATTGGGAGTACATTGAAACATGTGCTAAAAATGCAGATCCTATTCCCGTTTTTGGTAATGGAGATATTTTGAGCTTCGATGATTACCAACGAGTTAGATCAAATCATCCCACGGTTCAAGGAATTACAATTGGTCGCGGAGCGCTAATTAAACCGTGGATTTTCTCAGAAATTAAGGAACAAAAACTTTATGATATATCTAGTTCTGAGAGGcttgatattttgaaaaagtatGCTAATTATGGGATGGAACACTGGGGGTCTGACACTAGAGGTGTTGAAACTACGCGGAGATTTATGTTGGAGTGGATTTCATTTTTACACag ATACATTCCAGTGGGTATTTTGGAAGAACCACCGCAAAGCATAAATGAACGTCCACCTTACTACAAAGGACGCGATGAACTCGAAACATTGATGGCTAGTTCAAACTGTGCTGATTGGATTAAGTTGAG TGAAATGTTTTTGGGAAAAACACCAGACGGATTTCACTTTCTGCCAAAGCACAAAGCCAATTCatggaaataa